The window CATGCATGTGATGTTTTGTCTATGATACATGGACAATGGCGGACTAGCCCGACCCAACCCAAGCCTGGCCCGACATTGGGATGATTTTGGCAAACGTTTTTAatagtttggtttggtttgagtcgagtttttttaatataaacttcATTTAGAATTGAGCTTGGATTAAGATTTGGGCAATCCGAGTATGATCCAAATCCCATTTTATatctataatttattatttatatgattttcatataattttaaaggaaaataaaatgtcaaatttaattatattgtgtacCATATTTCACAGGCAAGTTTAACCCTAACTCAAATTTGAGTGATACAACCCAAATCTAACCAACCCGAACACAATTGAGTCTAGAAAAATCAGGTCAAGTTGGGCTTTTAGGCTGAATTCTTTAGATTAGAGGTCAAGTTGGGTTTGGGTCAAGAGTTTATTATTTCAGGTCAAGCTTAGATTGGTAGAAAATACAACCCAACTTGCCCAAATTGCAATCCAAAGTCTAAATTGTTGTGAGTTTATGGGTGAAATTTGGTccaattatttgaaatatggGAAGCTTAGGGTTCATAAGTTGGATGTGTTTTTGTAATTGCCATATCTTAGACTTTATAATTTTCACACTGTTGCATAGGAAAACAATATTCCTAGAGTAAACCCTGTTTTCGTTCCGTAGAATAAGAAACAAGATATTGAGGTTTCACCAATGAAGGGCAAGATGAGAGGATCATTTAGTGAAGACCAATGGCTGCACCTAGGGATGTTAACCGAGCAGGTTAGGGGCGAGTTAATCGAGTAGGTTAGGGGCCAGCCACTCACATCCCAATCCCGCCTTGATTAACTAGGGTACAAGTGGCAACTGATAAAATCAATCTAATTCAATTGAGACAGACTTAAATTGGCTTGATTTTCAACTACTTGAAACTGGCTTAGTGGTTctgatttcaattttcttgtctCCTAACAAATAACAACCAACCCAAACTGATATCTCTTGTCATTTGTAAATGCTTGATATATGATGCATCCATTATACTttgaactaaaaattttaaatgtatgtAAAAACCTATTAGGTTTTAAGGCCtaaattggtttgcatccaactGATGATTTAAACCGAATCAAATTGACCTTAAACAAGTTTAGTCTAGTTTAATTTTTCCATAATTAGAAGTTTAGTCCGACTTTGATTCAATTATAAACCATCTTTCTTGTTGCAGGTGCTCAGTATGCCTGGCTGATTATCAAGCAGAGGACAGGCTCCAACAGATACCTGCATGCGGGCACACATTTCATATGGACTGCATCGACCACTGGCTCGCCACCCACACGACCTGCCCACTCTGCCGCCTTTCCCTCACTGCAGCTGCCAGAACTCCGGCTGAACCGATCACTATCCTAGTAGAAACACCTCATGGAACTTCCCCAGAACAAACACAACCTGATGCACAAGTCTCCCAGCCcaggaatgaaaatgaaagagctGTTCATAACACCATGGAAGCAGAGGGAGGAAGCTCTGAATGTGATGACTGTGAGACTGGAACCAGAGATGCAAGGAATGAGAATGAGAGGCATGAAGTGTAGGGACGATGGATCAGGTCATTAGCAATTTGTAACATACTTAGATTAGTCTAAATATGGTGTAGTCGTTGTTCAGGAATGGTTTGTTAGTAGCCTAATGAGGGCTGCTGATGTTCAATTTGTTCTTTCCATGTATTCAACTTGGATATGATCAGTTCACAGCTCAATTGAGCTTGATATTGACTTGAAGCAAAGCCTTGGTCTTTTGGAAAGAAGAGAATTGGGGATATTAGATGTAAGGTTCAAAGTAAAGGATAGGTCCTTTAGTGTATCCAAATTGAACCCTTATTTTATGTAAAGGTAATTTGTTGATGATACGATTATAAGTTGTAAGTTCTTTCATAAATTAGGGACATTTTTTATGTGATCCGGTTGATGAGACTTATTCCTTATGAATGACTAGAATCTTCTTTTATGATATGTTACATTTCATTAGCAAGataaaatagaataagatatgtatattttaaaatatcatctcCCACTAGATGGATAATGCTTGTCTTAAGATATGATTTCATTGAGATGTAATATCTTGAAGTATATAATATTGTAAGAtattttatctaataaaatatattatgttatgtttacatttaatttgtaaaataaaaaaaataaataaaaataaaaagaaatatgtattatttttaatgtttaaaataaaaaatataatatattctaatattttttattttaaaaatatgatttttctcttGCACTAGTATTAGacatacatatattaatattattttatgatatattttattaaaaagttttaagttttttttttcaaccataaatttaattttataataaaaaattataaaaaaggtAGATAGTATATCCCACTATTGATCCTATTTAGATAATTTATCTCaacacttattttatttcatattggTTGAATTTAAGATATGATAAATAATGAGATGACTTTGGTTAAACTTAGAATAAATAAGTGATGGAATAATTTATGTCCTATGGTTCCATCCTCAATCAAACATAGAATAAAATATGTTACATGTTCTATTAACATATCCTATGTCATATCTGTAGGGACCACCCCTAAGCAGACATGTGGCAGACCACCCTGACCTCACAAGGCACTCCTCTGATGGACATGTGGCACATCCTGCTCTCTGTTCGGACCCGGTAATTGTCATCCCAAGCACCTGACCATATTTTGCGGGCAATCATTACTTATCCTGCCAAAAGCACACTCAATAGGACATCCCTAGGTCTTTTTAGGCGACTTGCTACGCCCTGTCCTGCGCCACCTACAGGATAATAATTGCCCTGCTACCCTCTGAGCAACCATCATAATTGTGGAAGTCAAAAAGCCTCCCCATCTTCAATATGACAAAGCTTCAGACACTATAAAGGGCTCCCGATGACTCAGTCAAAGGGGGTAAGCATTCATTAGAAAACTTCATAAAACCAATTTGTTTTATCGTTGATTTGACAAAAGCTTCGGAGTGTGTGTCCAGACCACCTGTCCAGATATCTTTGCAAGAGAATGGAAGAAAACATTATTCTCAGGGGGTGAAAACATCACGGAGCTATAGTGCCTCTAGGAATTCCCCACATCAACAATAACCAATCCACCAAATATAGTTATATGGTTTTATATTATATGATAAGATTCATCTTTCTATGTCGATATTAATTATCATGCCCCATGAAACAACTTGTAAGAAAGTAGCCTCTTACAAGTG is drawn from Vitis riparia cultivar Riparia Gloire de Montpellier isolate 1030 chromosome 18, EGFV_Vit.rip_1.0, whole genome shotgun sequence and contains these coding sequences:
- the LOC117907293 gene encoding RING-H2 finger protein ATL58-like, translating into MSYSYSDPPSCCSASAELKLYQAFIFSVPIFFTFILLLLFYLFYLRRRRVDWASLRMRSSMQNDADHASGVSELGLKKEVREMLPIIVFKESFSVSDTQCSVCLADYQAEDRLQQIPACGHTFHMDCIDHWLATHTTCPLCRLSLTAAARTPAEPITILVETPHGTSPEQTQPDAQVSQPRNENERAVHNTMEAEGGSSECDDCETGTRDARNENERHEV